A window of Nonomuraea angiospora genomic DNA:
TTTGTCGGTGCCGTCTGCCAGACTCGCTCGCCATGAGCGAGCGAAGCGAGCCTGGCGTGCGGTTGAGAGACGTCGTGGAGGCCGATCTGGAGGTCTTCCTGGCGCAGGAGCACGACCCGGAGGCGGCCCGGAGGTCCAGGTTCACGCCCCGCCCCCGGGAGCGCTTCCTCCACCACTGGGCCACCCGGATCCTGGCCGACCCCACCGTCTTCGTGCAGGCGGTCCTCGTCGATGGCGAAGTGGCCGGAAACATCGTGGCCTGGTGGGAGGAGGAGCGGCGCTTCATCGGCTACTGGTTCGGCCGCGAGTTCTGGGGCCGCGGCATCGGCACCCGGGCCCTGACGCTCTTCCTGGAGCAGGAGAAGACCCGTCCCCTCTACGCCGACCCCTACGAAGGCAACACCGGCTCGGTCCGGCTCCTGGAGAAGGTCGGCTTCCAGCGCTCCGGCACGGTGCGGCACGGCGAGGACCAGCACATCATGCTGGTCCTCGCGGCCCCGCCGACGGCCTGATCGCGGCGCGTTACGGATGATCCGCCTGTCTGCGGACTCGAGGCACCTGCTGGGCGCGGCGGGCGGCCTCGGCCCGGAGCTGGCGCCTCAGCTGCCTGCCGTGGCCGAGGAAGGAACGGGTCCGCAGGCGGCGATCCTCGGGCAGGCTCCAGTCGGGCAGCGCGCGGTCGATCGCGACGGTGAGCCGGTCGTCCCCGTGGGCGGTGGCGGTGCCGAGCAGCACGACGTTCTCCTGCCAGCGCATGCCGGGATCGTGCCGGTGGAAGGTCAGGCAGACCGGTCCGGGCACAGCGGCCACACCGGCGGGCAGGTGCAGCTCGTACCCGGTCGTGGTGCGGGAGAAGGCACGCGCGGGCACGGTCACGGGCCGGCCGTCCGCCACCGTCGAGACGATCGGCCGGCCCAGGTCGCGGGCCCGGCG
This region includes:
- a CDS encoding GNAT family N-acetyltransferase — its product is MSERSEPGVRLRDVVEADLEVFLAQEHDPEAARRSRFTPRPRERFLHHWATRILADPTVFVQAVLVDGEVAGNIVAWWEEERRFIGYWFGREFWGRGIGTRALTLFLEQEKTRPLYADPYEGNTGSVRLLEKVGFQRSGTVRHGEDQHIMLVLAAPPTA